In one window of Nicotiana tabacum cultivar K326 chromosome 12, ASM71507v2, whole genome shotgun sequence DNA:
- the LOC107785479 gene encoding uncharacterized protein LOC107785479: protein MAYVERGVVKSKRSIWRLKTITDFFWSIINFISVFFATMFSMEKTDAYRKGSGSSKKWDGGGPGGPGSGPYGGGPRGPPRGLDNVQGIDHSSLPACGSCCG from the exons GTGTGGTAAAATCCAAGCGTTCTATATGGCGATTGAAGACTATCACTGATTTCTTTTGGTCCATCATCAACTTCATTAGCGTGTTTTTTGCAACTATGTTTTCG ATGGAAAAAACAGATGCCTACAGAAAAGGTTCAGGATCCAGCAAGAAGTGGGATGGGGGCGGTCCTGGAGGTCCTGGAAGTGGTCCATATGGTGGTGGTCCACGTGGGCCACCTCGTGGATTGGATAATGTCCAAGGCATTGACCACA GCTCTCTTCCCGCCTGTGGTTCTTGCTGCGGATAA